In Desulfoplanes formicivorans, a genomic segment contains:
- a CDS encoding AMP-binding protein, with translation METYQQIAPEHFNFAFDVVDAKAAASPQQKAMIHLDDHGVRREYTFDFFARESSRLANSLKGQGIGKGDTVMLILYRRVEFWVAMLALHKLGAVAIPTPSLLTTHDIVQRVNVANVKCMIVEDSIVSRVDAARKDCAGIRLYVQVGGDAAAPGWELYEPFVAQGSDQFSRPDDCADGDDPLLIFFSSGTTGPPKMVEHTHTYPLGHVMTGVYWHDLEPGDIHLTVADTGWGKAVWGKFYGQWMADAIVFVYDFRGKFSPSNLLTAISQNKVTSFCAPPTVYRFLIREDLAAYDLSALRHCTTAGELLNYSVFHTWEELVGLPIYEGYGQTETSLQIATFPCMKPKPGSIGKPVPGWDIVLLDSEDNVCPPGVEGEICVKIKEGKPFGLMDGYLKEPEKTADATRNGYYRTGDKAWMDEDGYFWFMGRVDDVIKSSGYRIGPFEVESALVAHDAVVEAAVTGLPDPLRGQAVKATIVLAPGFEPSETLTRELQNYVKKVTAPYKYPRVIEYVTDLPKTISGKIKRADIRARDLENMK, from the coding sequence ATGGAGACATACCAACAGATCGCTCCAGAACATTTCAACTTTGCCTTTGACGTGGTTGACGCCAAGGCAGCTGCATCACCCCAACAAAAAGCCATGATCCATCTGGATGATCACGGCGTGCGTCGGGAATATACGTTTGATTTTTTTGCCAGGGAGTCCTCAAGACTGGCCAACAGCCTCAAGGGGCAGGGCATTGGCAAGGGCGACACCGTCATGCTCATCCTCTACCGCCGGGTGGAGTTCTGGGTGGCCATGCTCGCCCTGCACAAGCTGGGTGCAGTGGCCATACCAACTCCTTCTCTGCTGACCACCCATGATATTGTTCAGCGGGTCAATGTGGCCAATGTCAAATGCATGATCGTGGAAGATTCCATTGTCTCCAGAGTTGATGCGGCCAGGAAGGATTGTGCAGGAATCAGGTTGTACGTGCAGGTGGGAGGGGATGCAGCGGCTCCTGGGTGGGAGCTGTATGAGCCGTTTGTGGCTCAGGGTTCGGATCAATTTTCCCGGCCTGATGATTGCGCTGACGGTGATGATCCGCTGCTCATCTTTTTTTCTTCAGGCACAACAGGTCCGCCGAAAATGGTGGAACACACCCATACCTATCCCCTGGGGCATGTGATGACCGGGGTGTATTGGCACGATCTTGAACCCGGAGATATCCATCTGACCGTGGCCGACACCGGCTGGGGAAAGGCAGTCTGGGGCAAATTCTATGGCCAGTGGATGGCGGATGCCATTGTTTTTGTTTATGATTTCAGAGGGAAGTTTTCCCCCAGCAATCTCTTGACCGCCATCTCCCAAAACAAGGTGACCTCCTTTTGCGCTCCCCCCACGGTGTACAGATTTTTGATTCGCGAGGATCTGGCCGCTTATGACCTTTCGGCATTGCGCCATTGCACCACTGCAGGCGAGTTGCTGAACTATTCGGTTTTTCATACCTGGGAAGAACTGGTGGGGTTGCCCATTTACGAGGGGTATGGTCAGACAGAGACCTCCCTGCAGATCGCCACGTTCCCGTGCATGAAACCCAAACCCGGGTCCATTGGAAAACCGGTACCCGGATGGGATATTGTGCTTCTGGACAGCGAAGACAATGTCTGTCCTCCTGGCGTGGAAGGGGAGATCTGCGTGAAGATCAAAGAGGGCAAACCCTTTGGTCTCATGGATGGCTATCTCAAGGAACCCGAGAAAACCGCAGATGCCACCCGCAACGGGTATTACCGCACCGGAGACAAGGCCTGGATGGATGAAGACGGGTATTTCTGGTTCATGGGCCGTGTGGACGATGTGATCAAAAGTTCGGGGTATCGCATCGGACCTTTTGAGGTGGAAAGCGCTCTGGTTGCCCATGATGCCGTGGTGGAGGCTGCTGTGACCGGGCTGCCCGATCCCTTGCGCGGCCAGGCGGTCAAGGCCACCATTGTGCTTGCTCCCGGGTTTGAGCCCTCTGAAACGTTGACCAGGGAATTGCAGAATTACGTCAAAAAAGTGACTGCTCCCTACAAATATCCCCGTGTCATCGAATACGTCACCGACCTGCCCAAGACCATCAGCGGCAAGATCAAGCGCGCCGATATCAGGGCCAGGGATCTGGAAAACATGAAATAG
- a CDS encoding CgeB family protein, whose translation MPRILFINMGYYLSREIPSALTKLQCPFLNFQPGRLPDGRDCELFLPRLLKAIAQYKPHMVLTVNGLGLDKDGVVAEFLNTAGIPLVVWFVDNPELFCLGCESSYPDKTIFFTCDPDGPAKVRRWVPCVTHVLPLAADTNTFKPVTTTHARKVSFAGDTWTGKIAVCHKNHFFPRVLVRQALGVARALVDQQPGDGIGFIQTRFPDIYKQALTLPPNGQNGFWHLVYWQANRLYRINCVEKILPFRPLIVGDRYWKRLLPEEHFEAHPPVAYGEEVFRLYGMSAINFACSSMQMAGAVTQRVFDVPASGGFVLTDARRQLDDLFDRGKEVVCFDSTDEIGPLIQRYLEDEGKRRNIIKAARMRIASEHTYVHRMQTLIQMVNASL comes from the coding sequence ATGCCCAGGATTTTGTTCATCAATATGGGCTATTATCTTTCCCGTGAGATTCCAAGTGCATTGACAAAACTGCAGTGTCCCTTTCTGAACTTTCAGCCGGGCAGGCTGCCTGACGGACGCGACTGCGAGCTGTTCCTGCCCCGACTCCTCAAGGCCATTGCACAGTACAAGCCTCACATGGTTCTGACGGTCAACGGGCTTGGTCTGGACAAGGACGGGGTGGTGGCCGAGTTTCTCAATACGGCTGGAATTCCTTTAGTGGTCTGGTTTGTGGACAATCCCGAGCTGTTCTGTCTTGGTTGCGAGTCCAGCTATCCTGACAAGACGATTTTTTTTACCTGTGATCCGGATGGACCGGCCAAGGTGCGACGATGGGTACCCTGTGTTACCCATGTGCTTCCTTTGGCCGCTGACACCAATACCTTCAAGCCCGTAACCACGACCCATGCCCGCAAGGTTTCCTTTGCCGGTGATACCTGGACGGGTAAGATAGCGGTATGTCACAAGAACCATTTTTTTCCCCGCGTTCTTGTGCGCCAGGCTCTCGGGGTTGCACGGGCATTGGTTGATCAACAACCTGGAGACGGGATCGGTTTCATCCAAACTCGTTTTCCCGATATTTACAAACAGGCTCTGACCCTTCCACCCAATGGGCAAAACGGATTTTGGCATTTGGTGTACTGGCAGGCCAACAGGCTGTATCGGATCAACTGTGTGGAGAAGATACTCCCTTTTCGTCCGTTGATTGTGGGGGACAGATATTGGAAACGATTGCTTCCTGAAGAGCATTTCGAAGCCCATCCTCCTGTTGCTTACGGCGAGGAGGTGTTCAGGCTCTATGGCATGAGCGCGATCAATTTTGCCTGTTCCAGCATGCAGATGGCCGGGGCCGTTACCCAGCGGGTTTTTGATGTTCCTGCTTCCGGAGGATTTGTGCTCACTGACGCACGCAGACAGCTGGATGATCTTTTTGACAGGGGAAAAGAGGTGGTTTGCTTCGACTCCACCGATGAGATCGGTCCATTGATTCAGCGCTATCTCGAAGATGAGGGCAAACGGCGCAATATCATCAAGGCAGCCAGAATGCGGATAGCTTCCGAGCACACCTATGTACACCGGATGCAGACGCTGATTCAGATGGTGAATGCATCCCTGTAG
- a CDS encoding helix-turn-helix domain-containing protein — protein sequence MEEATPIYKEIAPRLRGLRDAMELSTEAMAGDLGVGVDEVETYESGEVEIPVSYLFRVAQAYHVDLTVLISGNEAHLHNYSMVKAGNGLSVERRKDYDYKSLAYRFVGRKMEPFYIKVPPKDVNSLNYSHHEGQEFIYMLKGKLEIHLGDKVFVMEPGDSFYFDSTTPHALRALGEANAEFLDVII from the coding sequence ATGGAAGAAGCGACTCCCATTTACAAGGAGATAGCGCCCCGCCTCCGGGGGCTGAGGGACGCCATGGAGCTGTCTACGGAAGCCATGGCCGGTGATTTGGGCGTTGGGGTTGACGAGGTGGAAACATATGAGTCCGGCGAGGTGGAAATTCCGGTGAGCTATCTGTTTCGGGTGGCCCAGGCCTACCATGTGGATTTGACCGTGCTCATATCCGGGAATGAGGCCCATCTGCACAACTATTCCATGGTCAAGGCCGGCAATGGATTGTCTGTGGAACGGCGCAAGGATTACGATTACAAGAGTCTTGCCTACCGGTTTGTGGGCAGGAAGATGGAGCCTTTCTACATCAAGGTACCGCCCAAGGATGTGAACAGCCTCAATTACAGCCATCACGAGGGGCAGGAATTCATTTACATGCTCAAGGGCAAACTGGAGATCCATCTCGGGGACAAGGTTTTTGTCATGGAACCGGGGGACAGTTTTTATTTTGATTCCACCACGCCCCATGCTCTGCGCGCACTGGGTGAGGCCAACGCGGAATTTCTCGATGTGATTATCTAG
- a CDS encoding isoamylase early set domain-containing protein: MSIQKKYLKTKPVCKVTFRVAADVAPNAKQVNLVGDFNNWDASATPMTRLKNGSFKVCVNLEIGREYQFRYLVDEKEWENDCEADKFVATPYGDSENSVIVV, translated from the coding sequence AAAAATATCTCAAGACCAAGCCGGTATGCAAAGTGACCTTCAGGGTTGCTGCAGACGTGGCCCCCAATGCAAAGCAGGTGAATCTGGTGGGGGATTTCAACAATTGGGACGCCAGCGCAACTCCCATGACCAGACTGAAGAACGGCAGTTTCAAGGTGTGCGTGAACCTTGAAATCGGTCGTGAATATCAGTTTCGCTATCTCGTGGACGAAAAGGAATGGGAAAACGACTGCGAGGCGGACAAGTTCGTGGCCACTCCCTATGGGGACAGTGAAAATTCCGTCATTGTTGTCTGA